The Bos indicus x Bos taurus breed Angus x Brahman F1 hybrid chromosome 11, Bos_hybrid_MaternalHap_v2.0, whole genome shotgun sequence genome includes a region encoding these proteins:
- the KYAT1 gene encoding kynurenine--oxoglutarate transaminase 1 isoform X6, whose amino-acid sequence MAKRLQARRLDGIDHNPWVEFVQLAGEEADDVNLGQGFPDFSPPEFAVEAFQHAVSGDFMLNQYTKAFGYPPLTKILASFFGKLLGQEIDPLKNVLVTVGAHGALFTAFQALVDEGDEVIIIEPFFDCYEPMTLMAGGRPVFVSLKPSPTQKGEPDSSSNWQLDPTELASKFTSRTKAFILNTPNNPLGKVFSKEELELVASLCQQHDVVCISDEVYQWMVFDGFQHISIASLPGMWERTLTIGSAGKTFSVTGWKVGWVLGPDSLMKHLRTVHQNSVYHCATQGQAAVAQSFEREQLHFGRPSSYFVQLPQYIQRCRDHMIQSLQSMGFRPVTPQGSYFLITDISDFKNKMPDLPGAADEPYDRRFVKWMIKNKGLVAIPMSIFFSLPHQKFFDHYIRFCFVKDESTLRAMDQKLQKWKAELTP is encoded by the exons ATGGCTAAACGGCTGCAGGCTCGAAGGCTGGACGGGATCGACCACAACCCATG GGTGGAATTTGTCCAACTGGCCGGCGAGGAGGCTGATGATGTAAATTTGGGCCAAGGCTTCCCAGACTTCTCACCCCCAGAGTTCGCCGTGGAAGCCTTTCAGCACGCCGTCAGCGGAGACTTCATGCTTAACCAGTACACGAAAGCATTT GGTTACCCACCCCTGACGAAGATTCTGGCCAGTTTCTTTGGGAAGTTGCTGGGACAGGAGATAGACCCACTCAAGAACGTGCTGGTAACCGTGGGTGCCCACGGGGCCCTGTTCACAGCCTTCCAGGCCCTGGTGGATGAAGGAGATGAG GTTATCATCATCGAGCCCTTTTTTGACTGTTATGAGCCCATGACATTGATGGCAGGGGGTCGCCCTGTGTTTGTGTCCCTGAAGCCG AGCCCCACCCAGAAGGGAGAACCGGATTCCAGCAGCAACTGGCAGCTGGATCCCACGGAGCTGGCCAGCAAATTCACATCTCGCACTAAAGCCTTCATCCTCAACACACCCAACAACCCCCTGGGAAAG GTGTTCTCCAAGGAAGAGCTGGAGCTGGTGGCCAGCCTGTGCCAGCAGCATGACGTGGTGTGCATCTCGGACGAGGTGTACCAGTGGATGGTCTTCGATGGGTTCCAGCACATCAGCATCG CCAgcctccctggcatgtgggaacGCACCCTGACTATCGGTAGCGCTGGCAAGACCTTCAGTGTCACAGGCTGGAAG GTGGGCTGGGTCCTGGGCCCCGACAGCCTCATGAAGCACCTGCGTACTGTGCACCAGAACTCCGTCTATCACTGTGCCACGCAGGGCCAG GCCGCAGTGGCTCAGAGCTTCGAGCGGGAGCAGCTGCACTTCGGCCGACCCAGCAGCTACTTTGTGCAGCTCCCACAGTACATCCAGCGCTGCCGCGACCACATGATAcagagcctacagtccatgggcttccgGCCTGTGACCCCCCAGGGCAGCTACTTCCTCATCACAGACATCTCGGACTTCA AAAACAAGATGCCTGACTTGCCCGGAGCGGCAGATGAGCCGTACGACAGACGCTTCGTCAAGTGGATGATCAAGAATAAG ggctTGGTGGCCATTCCAATGTCCATCTTCTTCAGCCTGCCACACCAGAAGTTCTTTGACCACTATATCCGCTTCTGTTTTGTGAAG GATGAATCCACGCTCCGGGCCATGGACCAGAAGCTGCAGAAGTGGAAGGCTGAGCTCACGCCCTGA
- the KYAT1 gene encoding kynurenine--oxoglutarate transaminase 1 isoform X5, which yields MSQDVRSPGWQLTMAKRLQARRLDGIDHNPWVEFVQLAGEEADDVNLGQGFPDFSPPEFAVEAFQHAVSGDFMLNQYTKAFGYPPLTKILASFFGKLLGQEIDPLKNVLVTVGAHGALFTAFQALVDEGDEVIIIEPFFDCYEPMTLMAGGRPVFVSLKPSPTQKGEPDSSSNWQLDPTELASKFTSRTKAFILNTPNNPLGKVFSKEELELVASLCQQHDVVCISDEVYQWMVFDGFQHISIASLPGMWERTLTIGSAGKTFSVTGWKVGWVLGPDSLMKHLRTVHQNSVYHCATQGQAAVAQSFEREQLHFGRPSSYFVQLPQYIQRCRDHMIQSLQSMGFRPVTPQGSYFLITDISDFKNKMPDLPGAADEPYDRRFVKWMIKNKGLVAIPMSIFFSLPHQKFFDHYIRFCFVKDESTLRAMDQKLQKWKAELTP from the exons CTCACCATGGCTAAACGGCTGCAGGCTCGAAGGCTGGACGGGATCGACCACAACCCATG GGTGGAATTTGTCCAACTGGCCGGCGAGGAGGCTGATGATGTAAATTTGGGCCAAGGCTTCCCAGACTTCTCACCCCCAGAGTTCGCCGTGGAAGCCTTTCAGCACGCCGTCAGCGGAGACTTCATGCTTAACCAGTACACGAAAGCATTT GGTTACCCACCCCTGACGAAGATTCTGGCCAGTTTCTTTGGGAAGTTGCTGGGACAGGAGATAGACCCACTCAAGAACGTGCTGGTAACCGTGGGTGCCCACGGGGCCCTGTTCACAGCCTTCCAGGCCCTGGTGGATGAAGGAGATGAG GTTATCATCATCGAGCCCTTTTTTGACTGTTATGAGCCCATGACATTGATGGCAGGGGGTCGCCCTGTGTTTGTGTCCCTGAAGCCG AGCCCCACCCAGAAGGGAGAACCGGATTCCAGCAGCAACTGGCAGCTGGATCCCACGGAGCTGGCCAGCAAATTCACATCTCGCACTAAAGCCTTCATCCTCAACACACCCAACAACCCCCTGGGAAAG GTGTTCTCCAAGGAAGAGCTGGAGCTGGTGGCCAGCCTGTGCCAGCAGCATGACGTGGTGTGCATCTCGGACGAGGTGTACCAGTGGATGGTCTTCGATGGGTTCCAGCACATCAGCATCG CCAgcctccctggcatgtgggaacGCACCCTGACTATCGGTAGCGCTGGCAAGACCTTCAGTGTCACAGGCTGGAAG GTGGGCTGGGTCCTGGGCCCCGACAGCCTCATGAAGCACCTGCGTACTGTGCACCAGAACTCCGTCTATCACTGTGCCACGCAGGGCCAG GCCGCAGTGGCTCAGAGCTTCGAGCGGGAGCAGCTGCACTTCGGCCGACCCAGCAGCTACTTTGTGCAGCTCCCACAGTACATCCAGCGCTGCCGCGACCACATGATAcagagcctacagtccatgggcttccgGCCTGTGACCCCCCAGGGCAGCTACTTCCTCATCACAGACATCTCGGACTTCA AAAACAAGATGCCTGACTTGCCCGGAGCGGCAGATGAGCCGTACGACAGACGCTTCGTCAAGTGGATGATCAAGAATAAG ggctTGGTGGCCATTCCAATGTCCATCTTCTTCAGCCTGCCACACCAGAAGTTCTTTGACCACTATATCCGCTTCTGTTTTGTGAAG GATGAATCCACGCTCCGGGCCATGGACCAGAAGCTGCAGAAGTGGAAGGCTGAGCTCACGCCCTGA
- the KYAT1 gene encoding kynurenine--oxoglutarate transaminase 1 isoform X4, translating into MFRNTTAICLHLVGPLRGKKSGASLTRCLHQTLTMAKRLQARRLDGIDHNPWVEFVQLAGEEADDVNLGQGFPDFSPPEFAVEAFQHAVSGDFMLNQYTKAFGYPPLTKILASFFGKLLGQEIDPLKNVLVTVGAHGALFTAFQALVDEGDEVIIIEPFFDCYEPMTLMAGGRPVFVSLKPSPTQKGEPDSSSNWQLDPTELASKFTSRTKAFILNTPNNPLGKVFSKEELELVASLCQQHDVVCISDEVYQWMVFDGFQHISIASLPGMWERTLTIGSAGKTFSVTGWKVGWVLGPDSLMKHLRTVHQNSVYHCATQGQAAVAQSFEREQLHFGRPSSYFVQLPQYIQRCRDHMIQSLQSMGFRPVTPQGSYFLITDISDFKNKMPDLPGAADEPYDRRFVKWMIKNKGLVAIPMSIFFSLPHQKFFDHYIRFCFVKDESTLRAMDQKLQKWKAELTP; encoded by the exons CTCACCATGGCTAAACGGCTGCAGGCTCGAAGGCTGGACGGGATCGACCACAACCCATG GGTGGAATTTGTCCAACTGGCCGGCGAGGAGGCTGATGATGTAAATTTGGGCCAAGGCTTCCCAGACTTCTCACCCCCAGAGTTCGCCGTGGAAGCCTTTCAGCACGCCGTCAGCGGAGACTTCATGCTTAACCAGTACACGAAAGCATTT GGTTACCCACCCCTGACGAAGATTCTGGCCAGTTTCTTTGGGAAGTTGCTGGGACAGGAGATAGACCCACTCAAGAACGTGCTGGTAACCGTGGGTGCCCACGGGGCCCTGTTCACAGCCTTCCAGGCCCTGGTGGATGAAGGAGATGAG GTTATCATCATCGAGCCCTTTTTTGACTGTTATGAGCCCATGACATTGATGGCAGGGGGTCGCCCTGTGTTTGTGTCCCTGAAGCCG AGCCCCACCCAGAAGGGAGAACCGGATTCCAGCAGCAACTGGCAGCTGGATCCCACGGAGCTGGCCAGCAAATTCACATCTCGCACTAAAGCCTTCATCCTCAACACACCCAACAACCCCCTGGGAAAG GTGTTCTCCAAGGAAGAGCTGGAGCTGGTGGCCAGCCTGTGCCAGCAGCATGACGTGGTGTGCATCTCGGACGAGGTGTACCAGTGGATGGTCTTCGATGGGTTCCAGCACATCAGCATCG CCAgcctccctggcatgtgggaacGCACCCTGACTATCGGTAGCGCTGGCAAGACCTTCAGTGTCACAGGCTGGAAG GTGGGCTGGGTCCTGGGCCCCGACAGCCTCATGAAGCACCTGCGTACTGTGCACCAGAACTCCGTCTATCACTGTGCCACGCAGGGCCAG GCCGCAGTGGCTCAGAGCTTCGAGCGGGAGCAGCTGCACTTCGGCCGACCCAGCAGCTACTTTGTGCAGCTCCCACAGTACATCCAGCGCTGCCGCGACCACATGATAcagagcctacagtccatgggcttccgGCCTGTGACCCCCCAGGGCAGCTACTTCCTCATCACAGACATCTCGGACTTCA AAAACAAGATGCCTGACTTGCCCGGAGCGGCAGATGAGCCGTACGACAGACGCTTCGTCAAGTGGATGATCAAGAATAAG ggctTGGTGGCCATTCCAATGTCCATCTTCTTCAGCCTGCCACACCAGAAGTTCTTTGACCACTATATCCGCTTCTGTTTTGTGAAG GATGAATCCACGCTCCGGGCCATGGACCAGAAGCTGCAGAAGTGGAAGGCTGAGCTCACGCCCTGA